The Choloepus didactylus isolate mChoDid1 chromosome 13, mChoDid1.pri, whole genome shotgun sequence genome contains a region encoding:
- the TAF7 gene encoding transcription initiation factor TFIID subunit 7, with the protein MSKSKDDAPHELESQFILRLPPEYASTVRRAVQSGHVNLKDRLTIELHPDGRHGIVRVDRVPLASKLVDLPCVMESLKTIDKKTFYKTADICQMLVSTVDGDLYPPVEEPVATTDPKASKKKDKDKEKKFIWNHGITLPLKNVRKRRFRKTAKKKYIESPDVEKEVKRLLSTDAEAVSTRWEIIAEDETKETENQGLDISSPGMSGHRQGHDSLEHDELREIFNDLSSSSEDEDETHHHDEEDINIIDTEEDLERQLQDKLNESDEQHQENEGTNQLVMGIQKQIDNMKGKLQETQDRAKRQEDLIMKVENLALKNRFQAVLDELKQKEDREKEQLSSLQEELESLLEK; encoded by the coding sequence atgagTAAGAGCAAAGATGATGCTCCTCATGAACTAGAAAGCCAGTTTATCTTACGCCTACCTCCGGAATATGCCTCTACTGTGAGGAGGGCAGTACAGTCTGGCCATGTCAACCTGAAAGACAGACTGACAATTGAGTTACATCCTGATGGGCGTCATGGAATTGTCAGAGTGGACCGGGTCCCTTTGGCTTCAAAATTGGTAGATCTGCCCTGTGTTATGGAAAGCTTGAAAACCATTGATAAAAAAACCTTTTACAAGACAGCTGATATCTGTCAGATGCTTGTATCTACAGTTGATGGTGATCTCTACCCTCCCGTGGAAGAGCCAGTTGCTACTACTGATCcaaaagcaagcaagaaaaaggataaggacaaagagaaaaagtttatctGGAACCATGGAATTACTCTGCCTCTAAAAAATGTCAGAAAGAGAAGGTTCCGTAAGACAGCAAAGAAAAAGTATATTGAATCTCCAGATGTAGAAAAGGAAGTGAAGCGGTTGCTGAGTACAGATGCAGAAGCTGTCAGTACTCGTTGGGAAATAATTGCTGAAGATGAaacaaaagagacagaaaatcagGGCCTGGATATCTCCTCTCCAGGAATGTCTGGCCATAGGCAGGGCCATGACTCATTAGAACATGATGAACTTCGGGAGATATTCAATGACCTCAGCAGCAGCAGTGAAGATGAAGATGAGACACATCATCACGATGAAGAAGATATAAACATCATTGATACAGAGGAAGATCTGGAGAGGCAGCTACAGGACAAGCTAAATGAATCTGATGAACAGCACCAAGAAAATGAGGGAACCAATCAACTGGTTATGGGAATTCAGAAACAGATTGATAACATGAAAGGCAAGCTCCAAGAGACCCAGGACAGGGCAAAACGGCAGGAGGATCTCATCATGAAGGTGGAAAACTTGGCACTCAAGAATAGGTTTCAGGCTGTGTTGGATGAACTCAAAcagaaggaagacagagaaaaggagCAGCTTAGCTCTTTGCAAGAAGAGCTAGAATCACTCCTAGAGAAGTGA